Proteins from a single region of Streptomyces spectabilis:
- a CDS encoding ABC-F family ATP-binding cassette domain-containing protein, producing the protein MSDAAVVCSNVSFAWPDDTPVFHDLSFTVATGRTGLVAPNGSGKSTLLKLIAGELRPATGSLAVHGTLAHLPQSLPLTSGLTVAEVLGVAAVIRALDAVESGDVSEEHFATIGDDWDIEERTRSQLDRLGLGDLALDRRLGTLSGGQVVSLGLAAQLLKRPDVLLLDEPTNNLDLQARHKLYDVLSDFTGCLLLVSHDRALLDRMERIAELGSDELRFYGGDFTAYEEAVRAEREVAEKNVRNAEQELKREKRELQQARERAERRQSNAARNLKNAGLPRIFAGNMKRGAQESAGRAGQMHAARVSEARTRLDEAGRALREEQRITLELPDTHVPAGRNLFLGEGMWVHHSGTPVFADGGVDLTVRGPERIALTGPNGAGKTTLLRLVTGELVPDSGEIKRNDGRIAYLSQRLDLLDPDRTVAENFAAFAPERPEAERMNLLARFLFRGPRAHLPVGVLSGGERLRATLACVLCAEPAPQLLLLDEPTNNLDLVSAGQLESALNSYQGAFVVISHDERFLAAIGVNRWLRLADGRLKETGAPEM; encoded by the coding sequence ATGTCCGACGCCGCTGTCGTCTGCTCGAACGTCTCCTTCGCCTGGCCCGACGACACCCCCGTCTTCCACGACCTGTCCTTCACCGTGGCCACCGGCCGTACCGGCCTGGTCGCGCCCAACGGCTCCGGCAAGAGCACCCTGCTGAAGCTGATCGCCGGTGAACTGAGGCCCGCCACCGGCTCGTTGGCGGTCCACGGCACGCTCGCCCACCTCCCGCAGAGCCTGCCTCTGACCAGCGGGCTCACCGTCGCCGAGGTGCTCGGCGTCGCCGCGGTGATCCGCGCGCTCGACGCCGTCGAGTCCGGTGACGTGAGCGAGGAGCACTTCGCCACCATCGGCGACGACTGGGACATCGAGGAGCGCACCCGCTCCCAGCTCGACCGTCTCGGCCTGGGCGACCTCGCCCTGGACCGCCGCCTGGGCACGCTCAGCGGCGGCCAGGTCGTCTCCCTCGGCCTCGCCGCCCAGCTGCTCAAGCGCCCCGACGTCCTGCTGCTCGACGAGCCGACCAACAACCTCGACCTCCAGGCCCGGCACAAGCTCTACGACGTGCTTTCGGACTTCACCGGCTGTCTGCTCCTGGTCAGCCACGACCGCGCGCTGCTCGACCGCATGGAGCGCATCGCGGAACTCGGCAGCGACGAACTGCGCTTCTACGGCGGCGACTTCACCGCGTACGAGGAGGCCGTACGGGCCGAGCGGGAGGTCGCGGAGAAGAACGTCCGCAACGCCGAGCAGGAGCTGAAGCGCGAGAAGCGCGAGCTGCAACAGGCCCGCGAGCGCGCCGAGCGCCGCCAGAGCAACGCCGCCCGCAACCTCAAGAACGCCGGTCTGCCCCGCATCTTCGCGGGCAACATGAAGCGCGGCGCCCAGGAGTCCGCGGGCCGGGCCGGGCAGATGCACGCGGCCCGGGTCAGCGAGGCCAGGACCCGGCTCGACGAGGCCGGGCGCGCGCTGCGCGAGGAGCAGCGCATCACCCTCGAACTGCCCGACACACATGTGCCCGCAGGGCGCAACCTCTTCCTCGGCGAGGGGATGTGGGTCCACCACTCCGGCACGCCGGTGTTCGCCGACGGAGGCGTGGACCTCACCGTTCGCGGCCCCGAGCGGATCGCCCTCACCGGGCCCAACGGCGCGGGCAAGACCACCCTGCTGCGGCTGGTCACCGGCGAACTCGTCCCGGACAGCGGCGAGATCAAGCGCAACGACGGCCGGATCGCGTATCTGTCGCAACGCCTCGACCTGCTGGATCCGGACCGGACCGTGGCGGAGAACTTCGCCGCGTTCGCCCCCGAGCGGCCCGAGGCGGAGCGGATGAACCTGCTCGCCCGCTTCCTCTTCCGGGGCCCGCGCGCACACCTTCCCGTCGGGGTGCTCTCCGGCGGCGAGCGGCTGCGCGCCACGCTGGCCTGCGTGCTGTGCGCCGAACCGGCCCCCCAGCTGCTCCTGCTCGACGAGCCGACCAACAACCTCGACCTGGTCAGCGCGGGCCAGCTGGAGAGCGCCCTCAACTCCTACCAGGGCGCCTTCGTCGTGATCAGCCACGACGAGCGGTTCCTCGCCGCGATCGGGGTGAACCGCTGGCTGCGGCTCGCCGACGGGCGCCTCAAGGAGACCGGAGCCCCTGAGATGTGA